A region from the Malus domestica chromosome 07, GDT2T_hap1 genome encodes:
- the LOC103438591 gene encoding uncharacterized protein isoform X2 → MMALEQTDMERTCEASLKCLHKGFPYNLQCNGSPIEGFPNLKDAISNHPVGDVPESDPPLGSEFLEPPTECHNKPNYHHDFGYWSTFHYDSQKVQQCQMNAFESQFYPFPMENRFHYAPFNMFAQSYPNDFQFQDFQYFVVIDFEATCDKDRNPHPQEIIEFPSVIVSSMTGQLEACFQTYVRPTCNQVLSDFCKDLTGIQQIQVDRGVTLSEALLRHDKWLEKKGIKNTNFAVVTWSNWDCRVMLESECRFKKIRKPPYFNRWINLKVPFLEVFGGARCNLKEAVQMAGLAWQGRAHCGLDDAKNTARLLSLLMCRGFKFAITNSLVWQTADRPLTMKQSPEHMSPPHHPLKLKEMGAPVFHYHHPFCFCGVKSSKGMVRKPGPKQGSFFFGCGNWTATRGARCHYFEWASA, encoded by the exons ATATGGAAAGGACCTGCGAGGCTTCCTTAAAATGCCTCCACAAGGGATTCCCATACAACCTCCAGTGTAATGGGAGTCCCATTGAAGGATTTCCAAATCTTAAAGATGCAATTAGTAATCATCCAGTTGGGGATGTTCCTGAATCAGACCCTCCATTGGGCAGCGAATTTCTTGAACCTCCAACTGAATGTCACAACAAACCTAACTACCATCATGATTTTGGATACTGGTCAACCTTCCATTATGACTCCCAAAAGGTGCAACAGTGCCAGATGAATGCTTTTGAGAGCCAGTTTTATCCCTTTCCCATGGAAAATCGATTTCATTATGCTCCATTCAATATGTTTGCTCAAAGCTACCCGAATGACTTCCAGTTCCAAGACTTTCAGTATTTTGTGGTAATAGACTTTGAGGCTACCTGCGATAAGGATAGAAATCCCCATCCTCAAGAGATAATCGAGTTTCCATCTGTGATAGTGAGTAGCATGACAGGCCAACTGGAAGCATGTTTTCAGACTTATGTGAGACCAACATGCAACCAAGTCTTAAGTGATTTCTGCAAGGACCTGACAGGAATCCAGCAAATTCAG GTGGATAGAGGAGTTACCTTAAGCGAGGCCCTTTTAAGACATGACAAATGGCTTGAGAAGAAGGGAATAAAAAACACCAACTTTGCTGTTGTGACATGGTCAAACTGGGACTGTCGGGTCATGTTGGAATCTGAGTGCCGATTCAAGAAAATTCGAAAGCCTCCGTATTTTAACCG ATGGATCAACTTAAAGGTCCCTTTCCTTGAGGTTTTCGGTGGTGCTAGGTGCAACCTGAAGGAGGCTGTTCAAATGGCAGGCTTGGCATGGCAGGGCCGTGCTCACTGTGGCCTGGATGATGCCAAAAACACCGCTCGCCTACTTTCGCTTCTCATGTGCAGGGGCTTCAAATTTGCCATTACAAACTCATTGGTGTGGCAGACTGCTGACCGTCCTTTGACAATGAAACAATCCCCAGAGCACATGTCACCACCACATCACCCTCTGAAACTGAAGGAGATGGGTGCTCCAGTATTCCATTATCATCACCCATTCTGTTTCTGCGGGGTGAAGAGCAGCAAAGGTATGGTCCGGAAGCCAGGGCCAAAGCAAGGGAGCTTCTTCTTTGGCTGCGGAAACTGGACCGCCACTAGAGGCGCCCGTTGCCATTACTTCGAGTGGGCTTCTGCATAA
- the LOC103438591 gene encoding uncharacterized protein isoform X1, producing MMALEQTEDMERTCEASLKCLHKGFPYNLQCNGSPIEGFPNLKDAISNHPVGDVPESDPPLGSEFLEPPTECHNKPNYHHDFGYWSTFHYDSQKVQQCQMNAFESQFYPFPMENRFHYAPFNMFAQSYPNDFQFQDFQYFVVIDFEATCDKDRNPHPQEIIEFPSVIVSSMTGQLEACFQTYVRPTCNQVLSDFCKDLTGIQQIQVDRGVTLSEALLRHDKWLEKKGIKNTNFAVVTWSNWDCRVMLESECRFKKIRKPPYFNRWINLKVPFLEVFGGARCNLKEAVQMAGLAWQGRAHCGLDDAKNTARLLSLLMCRGFKFAITNSLVWQTADRPLTMKQSPEHMSPPHHPLKLKEMGAPVFHYHHPFCFCGVKSSKGMVRKPGPKQGSFFFGCGNWTATRGARCHYFEWASA from the exons AAGATATGGAAAGGACCTGCGAGGCTTCCTTAAAATGCCTCCACAAGGGATTCCCATACAACCTCCAGTGTAATGGGAGTCCCATTGAAGGATTTCCAAATCTTAAAGATGCAATTAGTAATCATCCAGTTGGGGATGTTCCTGAATCAGACCCTCCATTGGGCAGCGAATTTCTTGAACCTCCAACTGAATGTCACAACAAACCTAACTACCATCATGATTTTGGATACTGGTCAACCTTCCATTATGACTCCCAAAAGGTGCAACAGTGCCAGATGAATGCTTTTGAGAGCCAGTTTTATCCCTTTCCCATGGAAAATCGATTTCATTATGCTCCATTCAATATGTTTGCTCAAAGCTACCCGAATGACTTCCAGTTCCAAGACTTTCAGTATTTTGTGGTAATAGACTTTGAGGCTACCTGCGATAAGGATAGAAATCCCCATCCTCAAGAGATAATCGAGTTTCCATCTGTGATAGTGAGTAGCATGACAGGCCAACTGGAAGCATGTTTTCAGACTTATGTGAGACCAACATGCAACCAAGTCTTAAGTGATTTCTGCAAGGACCTGACAGGAATCCAGCAAATTCAG GTGGATAGAGGAGTTACCTTAAGCGAGGCCCTTTTAAGACATGACAAATGGCTTGAGAAGAAGGGAATAAAAAACACCAACTTTGCTGTTGTGACATGGTCAAACTGGGACTGTCGGGTCATGTTGGAATCTGAGTGCCGATTCAAGAAAATTCGAAAGCCTCCGTATTTTAACCG ATGGATCAACTTAAAGGTCCCTTTCCTTGAGGTTTTCGGTGGTGCTAGGTGCAACCTGAAGGAGGCTGTTCAAATGGCAGGCTTGGCATGGCAGGGCCGTGCTCACTGTGGCCTGGATGATGCCAAAAACACCGCTCGCCTACTTTCGCTTCTCATGTGCAGGGGCTTCAAATTTGCCATTACAAACTCATTGGTGTGGCAGACTGCTGACCGTCCTTTGACAATGAAACAATCCCCAGAGCACATGTCACCACCACATCACCCTCTGAAACTGAAGGAGATGGGTGCTCCAGTATTCCATTATCATCACCCATTCTGTTTCTGCGGGGTGAAGAGCAGCAAAGGTATGGTCCGGAAGCCAGGGCCAAAGCAAGGGAGCTTCTTCTTTGGCTGCGGAAACTGGACCGCCACTAGAGGCGCCCGTTGCCATTACTTCGAGTGGGCTTCTGCATAA